A stretch of the Medicago truncatula cultivar Jemalong A17 chromosome 5, MtrunA17r5.0-ANR, whole genome shotgun sequence genome encodes the following:
- the LOC11407076 gene encoding F-box protein At1g70590, whose amino-acid sequence MNNNQTWPCTSSSSPFTSLPLPSPSRSIRLCSSSSSSSSSTTSSTDFSSLPYDILTKISASFDHPNLESASLVCRSWCEALRPLREAMVMLMWGKRLKHGKRGVRKNTEKALEMFTKAAAKGSALAMVDAGLIHWEKGEKDKALDFYLMAAHLGNASAQCNLGISYLQVEPPNTEQALKWLYKASEGGNIRAQYQLALCLHRAGGNRSNIREAVKWYMKAAEGGYMRAMYNISLCYSFGEGMARNHQIARKWMKRAADRGHTKAQFEHGLALYSEGDMIKALVYLELAGRAGEKGAAHVKNVIVHRISAASHNHAMHLADSWRALPSN is encoded by the exons ATGAACAACAACCAAACTTGGCCTTGcacttcctcttcttctcctttcACCTCCCTCCCCCTTCCCTCACCCTCCCGCTCTATCCGCCTctgctcctcctcctcctcctcctcctcatccACCACCTCTTCCACCGACTTCTCCTCCCTCCCTTACGACATCCTCACCAAAATCTCTGCTTCCTTCGACCACCCCAACCTCGAATCCGCCTCCCTGGTATGCCGCTCATGGTGCGAGGCGCTACGACCGTTACGCGAGGCTATGGTGATGCTCATGTGGGGGAAACGGTTGAAGCATGGAAAGCGTGGAGTTCGGAAGAATACGGAGAAGGCACTTGAGATGTTTACGAAAGCTGCGGCGAAGGGTTCGGCTCTTGCTATGGTGGATGCTGGGCTTATTCATTGGGAGAAAGGAGAGAAAGATAAAGCTCTTGATTTTTATCTTATGGCTGCTCACCTTGGAAATGCTTCTGCTCAGTGTAATTTGGGGATTTCGTATCTTCAAG TTGAACCTCCAAACACTGAGCAAGCTTTAAAATGGTTATATAAAGCTTCCGAAGGTGGGAATATCCGGGCCCAGTACCAACTTGCTCTCTGTCTTCATCGAGCTGGTGGGAATAGAAGCAATATAAGAGAAGCG GTTAAGTGGTATATGAAAGCTGCAGAAGGTGGGTATATGCGTGCTATGTACAATATATCCTTGTGCTACTCTTTTGGGGAAGGAATGGCACGCAATCATCAAATAGCAAGAAAGTGGATGAAGCGGGCTGCAGATCGTGGTCATACTAAAGCTCAATTTGAGCATGGACTTGCTCTTTACTCT GAGGGAGACATGATAAAGGCTTTGGTGTACTTAGAACTTGCTGGTCGCGCTGGTGAAAAGGGTGCTGCTCATGTAAAGAATGTAATTGTTCATCGGATTTCTGCTGCTTCACACAATCATGCCATGCATCTAGCTGATAGTTGGCGTGCTTTGCCATCAAATTGA
- the LOC11411968 gene encoding cyclin-dependent protein kinase inhibitor SMR6, translated as MGLLSDNSQVEGGLVENSEKNRKWVINLRTPLNLKPIHTIPLEKSKQEESGMEEECSTTPRGEGSRIPTTLICPPAPRKRKASLKWNYRGKAREFFTPPELETVFIRHVERAIAN; from the coding sequence ATGGGGTTATTATCTGACAATTCACAAGTGGAAGGAGGGTTAGTAGAAAATTCagagaaaaatagaaaatgggTGATCAATTTAAGAACACCATTGAATTTGAAGCCAATACATACAATCCCTTTGGAGAAAAGTAAACAAGAGGAAAGTGGCATGGAGGAAGAGTGTTCAACAACACCAAGAGGGGAAGGATCAAGGATTCCAACAACTTTGATATGTCCACCGGCTCCGAGGAAACGAAAAGCTTCTTTGAAATGGAATTATCGCGGAAAAGCAAGAGAGTTTTTCACTCCACCTGAGTTAGAAACTGTGTTCATACGCCATGTTGAAAGGGCTATAGCTAATTGA
- the LOC11409437 gene encoding glutamate--glyoxylate aminotransferase 2 isoform X1 — MPPKPLDYESINENVKKAQYAVRGELYLRATELQKEGKKIIFTNVGNPHALGQKPLTFPRQVVALCQAPFLLDDPNVGLLFPADAIARAKQYLSFTSGGLGAYSDSRGTPAVRKEVAEFIQRRDGYPSDPEFIYLTDGASKAVMQILNTIIRGEVDGIMVPVPQYPLYSATIALLGGTLVPYYLEETANWGLDTNELRRSVREARYKGLHVKAMVIINPGNPTGQCLSEENLREVLQFCYEENLVLLGDEVYQTNIYQDERPFISAKKVLMDIGPPLSKEVQLVSFHSVSKGYFGECGQRGGYFEMTNIPPETVDEIYKVASISLSPNVPAQIFMGLMINPPKPGDISYDRFVRESKGVLESLRRRARIMTDGFNSCRNVVCNFTEGAMYSFPQIKLPPKALETAKQAGKAADVYYCLKLLEATGISTVPGSGFGQKEGVFHLRTTILPAEEEMPAIMDSFKKFNDDFMEQYDDHRGYSRL; from the exons ATGCCACCAAAGCCCTTAGACTATGAGTCGATTAATGAAAACGTGAAGAAGGCTCAGTATGCTGTCAGAGGTGAATTATACCTTCGAGCTACTGAGCTTCAGAAGGAGGGCAAAAAG ATTATATTCACTAATGTTGGAAACCCACATGCTTTGGGACAGAAACCACTGACCTTCCCTCGCCAG GTTGTTGCTTTGTGCCAGGCTCCATTCCTACTTGATGATCCTAATGTCGGACTGCTATTCCCTGCTGATGCAATTGCAAGAGCTAAGCAGTATCTCTCATTCACATCGGGTGGTTTAG GTGCTTATAGTGATTCTCGAGGCACTCCTGCAGTGAGGAAAGAAGTGGCAGAGTTTATACAGAGGCGTGATGGTTATCCAAG TGATCCAGAGTTCATCTATCTTACTGATGGTGCGAGCAAGGCTGTGATGCAGATATTAAATACTATCATCAGAGGCGAAGTAGATGGG ATTATGGTTCCAGTCCCACAATACCCACTTTACTCTGCAACAATTGCTCTTCTTGGTGGTACTCTTGTTCCATACTACCTTGAAGAGACAGCAAATTGGGGTCTTGATACTAATGAACTTCGAAGATCAGTTAGAGAGGCTCGCTATAAAGGATTACAT GTTAAAGCAATGGTGATCATAAATCCTGGAAACCCTACTGGTCAATGCCTTAGTGAAGAGAATTTAAGAGAGGTTTTGCAATTTTGTTATGAAGAAAATTTAGTCTTGCTTGGAGATGAGGTTTATCAGACAAATATATATCAGGATGAGCGACCCTTCATTAGTGCCAAAAAG GTTTTGATGGATATAGGGCCACCTTTAAGCAAGGAAGTCCAGCTTGTTTCTTTTCACTCAGTgtcaaaagggtattttggtgaATGTGGACAACGTGGTGGATATTTTGAAATGACCAACATTCCTCCAGAG ACAGTTGATGAGATCTATAAAGTTGCATCAATATCACTTAGTCCAAATGTTCCAGCACAAATATTT ATGGGACTAATGATCAATCCACCCAAACCTGGAGATATTTCTTATGACCGATTTGTTAGGGAGAG CAAAGGAGTACTTGAATCGCTAAGAAGAAGAGCAAGGATCATGACTGATGGATTCAACAGCTGCAGGAATGTGGTTTGTAATTTCACAGAAG GTGCCATGTATTCATTCCCTCAAATAAAATTGCCACCAAAAGCTTTAGAGACTGCTAAACAGGCTGGAAAAGCTGCAGATGTTTACTACTGTCTCAAGCTTTTGGAAGCCACTGGCATATCCACTGTCCCTGGTTCAGGATTTGGACAGAAAGAAGG GGTGTTCCATTTGAGGACAACTATATTACCAGCTGAGGAAGAAATGCCTGCTATTATGGATAGTTTCAAAAAGTTCAATGATGATTTCATGGAACAATATGATGACCACAGAGGTTATTCAAGGTTGTAA
- the LOC11409437 gene encoding glutamate--glyoxylate aminotransferase 2 isoform X2, translating into MPPKPLDYESINENVKKAQYAVRGELYLRATELQKEGKKIIFTNVGNPHALGQKPLTFPRQVVALCQAPFLLDDPNVGLLFPADAIARAKQYLSFTSGGLGAYSDSRGTPAVRKEVAEFIQRRDGYPSDPEFIYLTDGASKAVMQILNTIIRGEVDGIMVPVPQYPLYSATIALLGGTLVPYYLEETANWGLDTNELRRSVREARYKGLHVKAMVIINPGNPTGQCLSEENLREVLQFCYEENLVLLGDEVYQTNIYQDERPFISAKKTVDEIYKVASISLSPNVPAQIFMGLMINPPKPGDISYDRFVRESKGVLESLRRRARIMTDGFNSCRNVVCNFTEGAMYSFPQIKLPPKALETAKQAGKAADVYYCLKLLEATGISTVPGSGFGQKEGVFHLRTTILPAEEEMPAIMDSFKKFNDDFMEQYDDHRGYSRL; encoded by the exons ATGCCACCAAAGCCCTTAGACTATGAGTCGATTAATGAAAACGTGAAGAAGGCTCAGTATGCTGTCAGAGGTGAATTATACCTTCGAGCTACTGAGCTTCAGAAGGAGGGCAAAAAG ATTATATTCACTAATGTTGGAAACCCACATGCTTTGGGACAGAAACCACTGACCTTCCCTCGCCAG GTTGTTGCTTTGTGCCAGGCTCCATTCCTACTTGATGATCCTAATGTCGGACTGCTATTCCCTGCTGATGCAATTGCAAGAGCTAAGCAGTATCTCTCATTCACATCGGGTGGTTTAG GTGCTTATAGTGATTCTCGAGGCACTCCTGCAGTGAGGAAAGAAGTGGCAGAGTTTATACAGAGGCGTGATGGTTATCCAAG TGATCCAGAGTTCATCTATCTTACTGATGGTGCGAGCAAGGCTGTGATGCAGATATTAAATACTATCATCAGAGGCGAAGTAGATGGG ATTATGGTTCCAGTCCCACAATACCCACTTTACTCTGCAACAATTGCTCTTCTTGGTGGTACTCTTGTTCCATACTACCTTGAAGAGACAGCAAATTGGGGTCTTGATACTAATGAACTTCGAAGATCAGTTAGAGAGGCTCGCTATAAAGGATTACAT GTTAAAGCAATGGTGATCATAAATCCTGGAAACCCTACTGGTCAATGCCTTAGTGAAGAGAATTTAAGAGAGGTTTTGCAATTTTGTTATGAAGAAAATTTAGTCTTGCTTGGAGATGAGGTTTATCAGACAAATATATATCAGGATGAGCGACCCTTCATTAGTGCCAAAAAG ACAGTTGATGAGATCTATAAAGTTGCATCAATATCACTTAGTCCAAATGTTCCAGCACAAATATTT ATGGGACTAATGATCAATCCACCCAAACCTGGAGATATTTCTTATGACCGATTTGTTAGGGAGAG CAAAGGAGTACTTGAATCGCTAAGAAGAAGAGCAAGGATCATGACTGATGGATTCAACAGCTGCAGGAATGTGGTTTGTAATTTCACAGAAG GTGCCATGTATTCATTCCCTCAAATAAAATTGCCACCAAAAGCTTTAGAGACTGCTAAACAGGCTGGAAAAGCTGCAGATGTTTACTACTGTCTCAAGCTTTTGGAAGCCACTGGCATATCCACTGTCCCTGGTTCAGGATTTGGACAGAAAGAAGG GGTGTTCCATTTGAGGACAACTATATTACCAGCTGAGGAAGAAATGCCTGCTATTATGGATAGTTTCAAAAAGTTCAATGATGATTTCATGGAACAATATGATGACCACAGAGGTTATTCAAGGTTGTAA
- the LOC11406318 gene encoding probable indole-3-pyruvate monooxygenase YUCCA10 — MQEFTVVIVGAGPSGLAISACLTQNSISHIILEKDDCCASLWRKNAYDRLNLHLASEFCSLPLMPHPPSGPTYLSKYQFLQYIDKYVAHFNIKSHYCRTVESAKYDEIRSEWRVETKNTIEGILEVYEAKFLVIATGENSEGYIPNVPGLNNFEGEVVHSKNYKSGSKYKTKEVLVVGCGNSGMEIAYDLHNSGANPSIVVRSPFHVFNREIIHQGMRMVKYFSVGVVDTIITLWAKLKYGDLSKYGIYRPKLGPFNLKNVTGKSAVIDVGTVEKIKEGSIKVVSSYITRIEKKKVVFENNMEKEFDAIVFATGYKSIANGWLKDYKYALNEKGMPKNAYPSHWKGDHGLYCAGLARRGLSGVKIDAESIAEDINQTFNFHN; from the exons ATGCAAGAATTCACAGTTGTAATTGTAGGTGCTGGTCCTTCTGGCCTTGCAATTTCTGCTTGCCTAACACAAAACTCCATCTCTCATATCATACTCGAAAAAGATGATTGTTGTGCTTCTCTTTGGAGGAAAAATGCATATGATCGTTTAAACCTTCACTTGGCTAGTGAGTTTTGCTCTTTACCCCTCATGCCTCACCCACCCTCAGGCCCAACCTACCTATCGAAATACCAATTCCTTCAATACATAGACAAATATGTCGcccatttcaacataaaatctcaCTATTGTCGCACAGTTGAGTCTGCTAAGTATGACGAGATTAGAAGCGAATGGAGGGTTGAAACAAAGAACACAATAGAAGGGATATTGGAAGTTTATGAGGCGAAGTTTCTTGTGATCGCCACCGGCGAAAATAGTGAAGGTTATATTCCTAATGTGCCTGGACTGAATAACTTTGAAGGAGAGGTGGTACACTCCAAAAATTACAAATCTggttcaaaatataaaacaaaagagGTTTTGGTAGTTGGATGTGGTAACTCAGGAATGGAGATTGCTTATGACCTCCATAACTCGGGTGCTAACCCATCTATTGTGGTTCGAAGTCCG tttcatgTCTTCAATAGAGAAATAATTCACCAAGGGATGCGAATGGTGAAATATTTTTCGGTTGGTGTTGTGGATACTATCATTACTCTATGGGCAAAACTAAAATATGGTGATTTGTCTAAGTATGGGATTTATCGTCCTAAATTGGGACCTTTCAATCTTAAGAATGTGACAGGAAAGTCTGCAGTTATTGATGTTGGAACCGTTGAAAAGATTAAGGAGGGGTCTATAAAG GTTGTTTCTTCATATATTACGAGaattgagaaaaagaaagttgtATTTGAAAACAACATGGAAAAAGAGTTTGATGCGATCGTTTTTGCAACTGGCTACAAAAGCATAGCTAATGGGTGGCTTAAG GATTACAAATATGCTCTTAATGAGAAAGGGATGCCAAAAAATGCTTACCCGAGTCATTGGAAGGGGGATCATGGATTGTACTGTGCAGGACTGGCAAGGAGAGGCTTGTCGGGAGTCAAAATAGATGCAGAGTCAATTGCAGAGGACATCAACCaaacttttaattttcataattaa